Below is a window of Lagenorhynchus albirostris chromosome 11, mLagAlb1.1, whole genome shotgun sequence DNA.
tATCTTTGAATGATGTGCTTTGTACCACTCTTTAGCACTGTGCTTTCTCTATATAAGGTACACAAGCAGTGTTTGTTAGGGAGTACGACTTTTAAAGgttgtaaataataaaaagttcACTTATTACTCAGTACTTCCCATATGACTCAAGTCACTTAAACACAGACAGGCAATAAATAATAGACATCAACCTGGAAGAAAATTTCACAAAGTAAAATAAGCCTATAAATCTAAATATGTCTaggtattattttaatgttttcacatAAACAGGCCCATCATTACATGATTTGAAAACATTAATAGAAGTGTATCCCAGAAGCCTGGAGGTAGATGCAtgcggagagagagagagagggagagaatgaacAAGTGCTTGTGTTTAGAACTGGACATTTGATACATTAAGGTGGATGGTCTTTCTAAAAGCCTTTAACAGCCTTtggacatgggacttccctggtggcgcagtggttaagaatctgcctgccaatgcaggggacatggtttgaaccctggtccgggaagatgccacatgccacggagcaactgagcccatgcaccacaactaccgagcctgcgctctagagcccgtgctctgcaacaagagaagccactgcgatgagaagcccacgcactgcaacaaagagtagcccccgctcaccgcaactagagaaagcccgcgcgcagcaatgaagacccaatgcagccaaagataataaataaataaataaatttttaaaaatagcctttggacatcgatgaatgaatggataaagaagatgtggtgtgtatatatctatatctatatatagatagatatatacacacaatggaatattactcggccataaaaagaatgaaataatggcatttgcagcaacatggatggacctagagattatcatactaaatgaagtaaatcagacagagaaagacaaatatcatgtgatattgcttatatgcggaatcttaaaaaatgatagaaatgaacttatttacaaaacagaaatagagtcacagacatagaaaacaaacttatggttaccaaaggggaaagggtgagggagggataaataaggagtttggggttaacatatacgcattactatatataaaatggataaccaacaaggacctactgtatagcacagggaactatactcaatatcttataataacctgtaatggaaagaacctgaaaaagaatatgaatgtgtgtgtgtgtgtgtgtgtatacacatatatatatatttcactttgctgcacacctgaaacaactaacacaacattgtaaagcaactatactttaataaatttttttaaaaaaaatagcctttAGAGGAAGAAAACGCAAAATTCAACTTAGCCTGTTATTTCGTGATTCAAAATCTGATCCAATGGCATTGTTTTCTGGTCTCATTTcttacaggtctttcacctctgcTTTCCTCTTCTCCATTGAAGTTCAAGTGACAATTGGGTTTGGCGGGAGAATGATGACAGAGGAATGCCCTCTGGCCATCACAGTCCTGATTCTCCAGAACATTGTGGGTTTGATCATCAATGCAGTCATGTTGGGCTGCATATTCATGAAAACAGCCCAGGCTCACAGAAGGGCGGAAACCTTGATTTTCAGCCGCCATGCGGTGATCGCAGTCCGAAATGGCAAACTGTGTTTCATGTTCCGTGTGGGCGACCTAAGGAAAAGCATGATCATTAGTGCATCAGTGCGCATCCAGGTGGTCAAGAAAACCACGACACCCGAAGGGGAGGTGGTGCCTATTCACCAACTAGACATTCCCGTTGATAACCCCCTTGAGAGTAATAACATTTTTCTGGTGGCCCCTTTGATCATCTGCCACGTGATTGACAAGCGCAGCCCCTTGTATGATATCTCCGCCACTGACCTTGCCAACCAAGACCTGGAGGTCATCGTGATTCTGGAAGGAGTGGTCGAAACTACTGGCATTACCACCCAAGCGAGAACCTCCTACATCGCTGAGGAGATCCAATGGGGCCATCGCTTCGTGTCCATCGTAACCGAGGAGGAAGGCGTGTATTCCGTGGATTACTCCAAATTTGGCAACACCGTGAAGGTAGCGGCTCCGAGGTGCAGCGCCCGAGAGCTGGACGAAAAGCCTTCCATTCTTATCCAAACCCTCCAGAAGAGTGAACTGTCCCACCAGAATTCTCTGAGGAAGCGCAATTCCATGAGAAGAAACAATTCCATGAGGAGGAATAATTCCATCCGCCGGAACAATTCATCCCTCATGGTGCCCAAGGTGCAATTTATGACTCCAGAAGGAAATCAGAACACGTCGGAATCCTGACAACAACACAACCCCCAGAAAGTCTTTGATAAGATGTTGAAGAGTTTCTACAGGGCACAGACTGAAACAGAGCTGGAACACAATAAtttgtccttctttatcttaATGCACTAAATGATATGCATATTCCAACAGCAGCACTTTCTGTGTCAATAAACAGTAACACACAAGCTGGAGGGTTCTTGGCTCACTTGCTTCATCCATGCAGTATTCGCAGAGATAGGCTTAAGTTATGTAGGGGAAATGCTCTCATTTCTCTCAATTTGAAACCCAAGAATTACATTAATAGTAATAGACCTTGAATATGAAAGTGGACCAAGGGATGATGCTTTATGAAATACTTAGCGGGTGACACCACAGTTGTCTCTGTTTCTATTGTTCACTCTTGAAATGTGATAGAATGGGCAGGGGGCCCCAAAACtgtgtttttccttcctctctttctctctctctctctctctttttttttttttttaactgcaccaGGTAAGAAGCCTGAGACAAAAACTGCTtagttttgttctgttgtttattttttgtttattttttaaatattgaattttattttttcctcaaattgTATAGTATAAGCATAACTAGTATTAAGAAAATTACACTAAAATTTTAAGCAGGGACATCTGTGAAattggaaaacaacaacaactgagTTCAATTCTAGCATGTTTCCACATGAACGTAATTGAATCTAACTAGAAATCAAAATTCCTATTCCATTAAATCAACTATTGTAGTATAAGGCTCAAAGTTTCAAAGCTATAAATCACCCCACAATATGATTGATGAAGCAAAGTTCCTGTTAACTTCTCATTCAGAGCCTTGAAATCATGAATAGAAACTTGCAAATCTATTTTTGGATTTCCCACAGAAAAACTGCTTAGTTCTGCATTTTCCCCGATGCTCAGCCAGGTGTCTGCAGTCCTGCTGGGGCTCCCAGCTGCTTAAAGACAAGCCATAGGAGGTACCAACTGACTAAGAACAAC
It encodes the following:
- the KCNJ8 gene encoding ATP-sensitive inward rectifier potassium channel 8 encodes the protein MLARKSIIPEEYVLARIAAENLRKPRIRDRLPKARFIAKSGACNLAHKNIREQGRFLQDIFTTLVDLKWRHTLVIFTMSFLCSWLLFAIMWWLVAFAHGDIYAYMEKSGMEKSGLESTVCVTNVRSFTSAFLFSIEVQVTIGFGGRMMTEECPLAITVLILQNIVGLIINAVMLGCIFMKTAQAHRRAETLIFSRHAVIAVRNGKLCFMFRVGDLRKSMIISASVRIQVVKKTTTPEGEVVPIHQLDIPVDNPLESNNIFLVAPLIICHVIDKRSPLYDISATDLANQDLEVIVILEGVVETTGITTQARTSYIAEEIQWGHRFVSIVTEEEGVYSVDYSKFGNTVKVAAPRCSARELDEKPSILIQTLQKSELSHQNSLRKRNSMRRNNSMRRNNSIRRNNSSLMVPKVQFMTPEGNQNTSES